The DNA sequence ACGTACCTACCTCGATACATGGATGGGTGCCCGTAATCCACTCCGTGactttacattatacatacatatatatatatatatatatatatatatatatatacgtacaagtTGTAACACACGGTCAGCCGACGAGTCGCACTACCGTCAATTCAATTCCCCTTCTTCGGCATTGTCATCCCCCATTTTACGTCGCACCccgaggaaaataaaataaatacaatcatATCTGCCGGGTAGTTGAGAGGAGCAAATATACCTTGTAGATACACGCCCTCGCCGCGTCTTTCCGCAGTGCGAGATTAAATCTGGACACTTGCGAAAAGAGCGGTCCACCCTCGTCAGAGATTTTTGTTCCTTTACGAGTAGGTGAAATCATCTTTCTGTTCCCGACTTTTGCCAGATTCTTTGCAGGACCTCATTTCAGTAGGGTTTTACTATGTTTGTacgcattttttttgtcttcgatgattaattttattcatcggtGAATTCGAACTAGTTCAACGTctgacaaatttttgaaatatttccttAAGTATATAAAATAAGGGAAAGGGTTTTGGGAATACTGCTTATTTTAAACTAATTGGCATTTTAGATAATCGGAAACGAGATTAGAACCTAGCAAGACAATTATCTTTTTTAGCATGATCAATGTATCAACTTAACCGAACAGCTTCGAATTCATTGAACTTATAAATTCTCTGCAATTATTCATGGGtatacaatgaaattttactcgtGGAATTCGCCAAAATATTCTTCCTTCACTTTggaattatttacaatttatctATCCGTTGTTCAACtaagtaaacattttattcggttgaataaatttcaatcttcGTCGCCTTTAGATCTACCGTTAGGTATAATATCAATACCCAAGAAATCTTCTCAAGCGTTAagtaatcgcagcgtattttcAACTAAACAGTTCAGTTGGTTTAAAGcactcacaaaattaattcagCTCGTCGTAAATTTCTTCAACTGATCAATCAACGAGTTTAGACCCTTTATACGTAGAATATGTTACCTCGTGTGAATTcagtgaaagtgaaaaatttgtagcaaaaaaatatctctcgAAAAAAAGTCAACATTTGttatgatttcaaaaaaatcgaggCGACCATTTTAGCGACAATATAATTTACAAACTGATCGTTGGAGAACGATGCAACGATTTGCAGCAGCAAAAATTTCGCACCAAACGGAGGTGTTGAAATATCAAGAGATTTGGAAAGCTCATTCGAAAGTCATAAAAGTTTATAAATACCGCACGTTGTTTTGTTCtctatgttttttctttttttcttctttttacttaGACAAGAAAACGTCCTCTTTCTGTGACTCAACGATATAACGATTTTTGAATGCGACACAAACTTGCAAACTAGCTTTCCAAGTGTGACATAAAATTTGAACGCAGATTATGACCCGAAATTATTGCTTATACGTTTTCTGTAACTTTAGTCAAGTTTCTCACGTCCGAAGGAAATATAAAAGACAATATAAATCGAGTTgaacatatgtatacatacaacaAAGAGTTTCGAAGAATTTGAAGCTTTCATAAAACTAAAGTTTATATAATCAGttaaaatatttgagaatataaattcaatcgaaacatctcttctttttctcagtATAAAATTACTCAATGATAACCCCCTTCACCCTGTTAAGCAAGAGTTTTGCCCCCGCCTATTCTGCGAAACCTCTGCAGCCTCCGAAATCGCTGTAGACGTGCGCGAGTCCCTAATATTTTGCAGTTCACGGCGTGCGTCGCCGTCGCCGATTGAAGAGGGTAGgagtaacgagaaaaaacgatGATGAGGAGGAGGGAGAAGCGCCGGAGGCAAAAGCGCATGCGCGAATAGCGCGTGGCGCGGAGTTACGAGAGTTTTAGTTTTAGTCCGTTGGTCTCGTCCCTTCGCGCGCATCGCAAGCGCGGCAACCTCTTCCTCGATTAATTTCGAGGGCCCCGAGCGGTGCAGCCGCCCCCCAAAAAGCGCGCCTGAGTTGCTGCAACGGGGGCGAAGAATAACCCGCAAGGGGGCACCGATTGcagatttattttccttttaattttatacacaatatGTAATTTCCGAAAACTGCTGCACGTGGAACTGAAGTGAATAAGTGTAattttactcgagtaattaaTTGTGAGAACTGAGAGAAGAAGGAAGTAGAAGGTAACCCTGCGCGAAACAGAAGAAATTTGCAGAACAAACGACGCGGGAACAAGACAACGACTGTTTTTTATCAGCAATATCCACGATCATTGATCgcgtcaaataatttttacaacgtataatttttaaacgcgATCACGTGTCACGTGCAACGGTTATCTTCGGTTGAGCCGAAGGATTAAAGGTGGGAAGACAGCAAATGTTTACCCCAAATATTACACATAAATAAGCGATCGTAAGGAGAATCTGAAGTGATTTACGGGTAAACTCACACACCGAGTGTACGAGAAAAAACGCTCTGCGGCCAACGAGGATGGAGGGCTTACATATCGAGTCGAGAAAATTGGAGGTGAACGCTAACCACGAGAAAATGGCGGGAAGTAAGAAAACGGAAATGATAACTCGGGCACAGCGGCGATGGCGTCTCTTAGCAAGGGCGTTGACGAGATCGCCGGAGCCGCAAGAAGATGCCGAGGAGTCAGAACCGGACCCGATTTCGGTGAGACGGTTCACCAACTTCGGCCTGGTGAACGCGGCGGCGTTGGAGAACGTGGTCGGGGATCAGGATTCGACTTGGTACTCGTACGCGGCGACGATAGACCGGAAGTGCTTCGCTGTCGACGTGAGGGAGGTGAACAGGAGCTTCACGGCGAACGAACTGATCGGCTTCAATAACACGGGTAACATTTGCGTATGGCCGTCGGAGGAGTGCTTGGCTCATTATCTGCTGAGCAACCGGGATATTTGCCGGGGAAAAACGGTCCTCGAACTTGGCGGAGGAATGAGCTGCCTTGCCGGAGTCTTCGTCGCAAAGTACTGTAAACCCGCATCCGTCACCCTGACCGACGGCAATGTCACCAGCGTTGATAATGCTAGGTGTATCGTCGCCAGGAACAAATTGGACACGTTTATAGAGTGTCGTGTCGTTCAGTGGGAAAGGGCAGCTAAGGATCTCAGGCAGGATGACGCCAACGCCAATCATGTTCGTCAGGTTCGTTTCGATCTTATCATGTTAAAGTTAGCAACGTTATCGCAACGATTTATGCTGAGGAcaaaccgttatttcgccaCTTTGgaactgtttgaaattcagtaaactatAATAAAACTAAATATACTCATCTTTTGCAatcagtaaaaatttgaaaaaaatagtgatttttttccaatttttcgttacgacaacgttactaacttcaacctcctTTGATCTTGAGTATTTGGATTTCGTGAATTTCAACTTCGCATAGTAACGATGCGTTTTTAGGAAAGATCTGGACAAGTCGGAACTCCgggattatttgaaattagatAAAACGTAATAAAGCGAAACATAGCGATATTTTGCAAACTCGGTTACTTTAAAGTCATTCGAAGTTTGCAAAGTAGTAAGTTTTGACTTGTTAATgcttcgttacgttaacgttagtAAAGTCAACTCCGTAATTACGTGAAGCTGGAGCTGGCTGTGAGAATCACTGGTCAAACTTCTTTTGAATGGGACAATACAGTTCAGTTTTATAACCAGAATTCTGTCGAAATATATAGGCATAATTATAGACTTCAAGGTATTTGACGAAATTTAGACTGCCAGGTATCATTGCctaattatttgaatcaaAATTAGCACTTTTGGCAGTTAATTCAGGGTGCTAGGCTTCAGCTTCGTCTCCAATCTATCTATTCTTGATCCTCTTTTCATTCCCGTAGGCTCtttaacaatgataataataataacaggaATAATAACAAAGATTGACACGTCACCAAACTCGGTATCAAATACTTTGagatttttatcgcactcGAGTTCCAGTCGAGTTAATTAGATTTCAGTCAGATTGCGAAGACCAATATTGTCATAAACCTGCAGAAATCTATAAATTCCCGCACGAATCTTTTCAGATTAAATAATCTTACAATTGAGACATCGCGTTGAGAAGCGTAAACCGcgactttcattttcttcgaaGGTTGTTCAATCGTTCTACAGAAAGGCTTCGACACTTTATTATATAAACGCAGAATACAATATTCCTCGTAAATAATATCTGCAGTTACGGTACTTACAATGGAAAATCAAAAGCGAATACATTTCCTCTTTAtctggctgaaaaaaatttaccttctTTGAAAAGTCATTCAAAACTGATctccaaaaaataaaaataaatagtatAAACCGTGAGTCGAAAACTTGAGATCACTCAAGTGATCGCCGTAATGGTTTtcgtttccttatttttctttttacgcaTTGACATTTGGCCGAAGCCCCTGAACTTGtgtcgtttttttctcttgtttttttccaacccTCAGCCCCTACGTTCCCTTTGATCTGCACTCCGCCGCGTATATCGCCTCTGCGTTACGCAAATAATTTTCGGGCTTCCATACCGTTCACAGTCAGTCAGGTTTCTATATCCAAATGCTTGTGCAACGGAAAAGATTGCAATACGCGTATATCACATACGCATGCGTAATACCTGCGTACACAATCAATTTCCCCGGgggatttcgttttttttttttttttttttcttttattctttctcttttttttcatataaaatcGAGACTCTCTAATGGACTCGATGTTTGTCCTTCTGGCGAGACGATCAGTCGAGAGAGATGCTCTCGTGTTTGTACTCAAATTGCACGCTTATTTTTGCTGCATACAAGCCGTGCATATGGGTGATTCTTGTCCTCTTCCGTGTCTCTATCGCGGCTGAAAAACCTCTGTAGGTATCGGTTCGGACGCCTCGTGATCATCGGAAGATAAGTCGACCGTGAGAAATTACGTTTCACACATAATCGCTCAGGGTGACGCTATTTTAGACACAATTTTTGGGTGCTTTATTCGGCCGGATGGGCGcttgtatataatgtataataacaaGTATCCACACCTagcaatatatacatatgtgtgtgtagaAATGTATCTTCCCGTTTGAACCAGCCATAATGTATgcataatttatcatttttgcgGAAATTTGACAACTATTCTTGAACACGGCGATAAggggaatttttcaaattaccccCGATGCTGAGCTCGCCTGCATTTTGCCTTCACTTGCGGCAGACAAATTGCGCCGTAAAGTCGTTCCTGCAGGAACATGGCTCAGCACAATATGCACAATGTACTGCGGAACGCTGGTTTGGTACTAAAACTGGAAATTCGCTTCCGCTCGTTGAGCGTAACAAGCCAGAAACCATAAATGTAATAATACGTTGAAAGTTTGTAACGGTGTGCGAACCGCAGAaaaattagccgaaaaatattcgattcgaaagtaaaaaatatcagagTTTCATAACTTTGATAATTCTAATTTGCGTTATTGAATTCACacagatttatttctattattgTATGCATTAGTGAGGATCAGGTGACATTACTGGTGATTTTTCGAAAccatttttccctctttttctaACCTCGGATTCAAACAATTACCGCCCATTCATCCTTGTAAGGATGCTATAGTCCGtgtttaccgaccgagtaaaattACACTCATTTTGTCTATTGCCCAAGCTCACGCTTGACTGATGCAAATGAGATgcaaatatttggaaaaaaagttttcttccaCGCAACGATGATGACCAAGAAGTGTATTCCTTTGTACAATTCGATTACGTGCACAAGTTCCAGAAACAGATTTTCTGGCTTTATTCCTACATGGACGAAGAAAAGGAATCAAATTCTTTTGTTCGGAATCGTATGTAAAATATAACTCCGGTATTTTCATAATTGAGTGATTCGTTGCAGGCTTCGATAAGAGTAAAAACAAGCGACTGCACTacactcggtcggtaaaaagGACTATAACTATAACATATCCTTAACCCTTTTAgtcacacatttttcaactcaatattTTGGCCTGAATTTTGTCACTcgagggtttttggggtcgctgatcacAAAACTGAagtcaaaatttgataatttctgaatccaagatggcggatccaatatggcggatgtgAAGTcgaaaaaactataaaaattcgatgattcCAGCCGAAACTTTTTACTTCAATACATTAATAGTCATACGAAGTAATGAAGATCATTGGAAGTTGTAAATAAACTGTGATAAGGTTAGGtcatggaaatttttgaggtgGGACGCTGAGCTTTCGACTGTGACTGAAAGGGTCAAGACCACACGAACTAATTTTCCAAAGAGCcgaattgaacaaatttgCTTGCGATAATTTTCCGCAGACGTGGTCGACGGAATGGAACCAATCGGAATCCCGACGCACATCGCAGGCCGGACTCTACGACGTGATCCTCAGCGCGGACTGTCTGTTCTTCGACGAGGCTCGGCTCGACCTGGTCGAAACGATATTCGGGTGGCTGGCGGATGATGGAATTGCGCTGATAGTGGCGCCGAGGCGAGGTTCGACTTTCGAAAAGTTCACGGACGCCGCGATTCAGCGGGGCTTCACGACCAGGCAGCGGGAATTCTACGACCCTCGAGTTTGGTCGAGGCACCTGGAGCTCGTCGGGCACAGCCAGGAATACTGCCCAGACATCCATTACCCGCTACTGCTCGAGCTGACCAAGAAGCAAATCAAGGCTCCCGGATGACGGAAGATTTTTACCGATCAGCAATCTGATTTCGTTCCAGCAGCGTTTTGctgttttattaaattttgtcgaatttgttgcaatacAAGATTGGGAAACGGCCGATCAGGGCGCAAGTTTTTCTGTGTTCTTAAGTTCTGGTTCTGCGATTTTCGTTTTACCCCTTCTCGGAGAATCGAGGAGGTACAAATAATTGGGATTCATTGTTTCGGAAACAGAGAACCGGAAGTGGAAAATGGATGCGAAAATTGATAcgtattttaatattatgtatattgtagCAATGTTATTATAAAAGACACGAAATTATTTACATGTAATAGAAAAGCGACAAGAGAGAGAATTTACATTGTAAACATTATCATACACGCATAGATTTATCCAATATATCCGATATACGTAAAATGTGAATAGATTTTTCTTGCTGTTATTGTTTTCTGTTATCTTATTTATTCTATGTataggaatgaaaaaacgtgTCTAGTTATTTTGTTCACCCAAACGACCAATACAATGCTTGCAAAGTCACTCACTTACAATATAATAAACATTAACACCTTGTACCCACATTTTTTAACTGTCATTAACATTCACGTTATATTtgttaattatacaaatttttccgTCTGTTCAAGTAAGAATTCTTCTATTGTTGTTTTCCGTTGAATAGAAAttaattgggaaaaaaatgaaaaaatgtcaatcgTACGAAGCACGAGGTGTTCAATTTTCacgcgataaaaatctgcttGAAAGAAAGTTACGCTGGGAAAAAGGTTACAATTAGTTTACCTTCTTTTTCATCCgacggaaaaatttttgttttctttgttttctcttatttttcgaACTCGATCTTGGAATACAAATTTCACTTTATACCCTCGTTTC is a window from the Diprion similis isolate iyDipSimi1 chromosome 6, iyDipSimi1.1, whole genome shotgun sequence genome containing:
- the LOC124406604 gene encoding calmodulin-lysine N-methyltransferase isoform X2; protein product: MEGLHIESRKLEVNANHEKMAGSKKTEMITRAQRRWRLLARALTRSPEPQEDAEESEPDPISVRRFTNFGLVNAAALENVVGDQDSTWYSYAATIDRKCFAVDVREVNRSFTANELIGFNNTGNICVWPSEECLAHYLLSNRDICRGKTVLELGGGMSCLAGVFVAKYCKPASVTLTDGNVTSVDNARCIVARNKLDTFIECRVVQWERAAKDLRQDDANANHTWSTEWNQSESRRTSQAGLYDVILSADCLFFDEARLDLVETIFGWLADDGIALIVAPRRGSTFEKFTDAAIQRGFTTRQREFYDPRVWSRHLELVGHSQEYCPDIHYPLLLELTKKQIKAPG
- the LOC124406604 gene encoding calmodulin-lysine N-methyltransferase isoform X1, coding for MEGLHIESRKLEVNANHEKMAGSKKTEMITRAQRRWRLLARALTRSPEPQEDAEESEPDPISVRRFTNFGLVNAAALENVVGDQDSTWYSYAATIDRKCFAVDVREVNRSFTANELIGFNNTGNICVWPSEECLAHYLLSNRDICRGKTVLELGGGMSCLAGVFVAKYCKPASVTLTDGNVTSVDNARCIVARNKLDTFIECRVVQWERAAKDLRQDDANANHVRQTWSTEWNQSESRRTSQAGLYDVILSADCLFFDEARLDLVETIFGWLADDGIALIVAPRRGSTFEKFTDAAIQRGFTTRQREFYDPRVWSRHLELVGHSQEYCPDIHYPLLLELTKKQIKAPG